GGTAAACGGAGACACCGTAGGCGAGTTCGACTGCCACGATTGGCAGGAACATCAGCAGCCACCACACCGAGCCGAACCGACCCAGCCCTAAACCGAGCAGCGCGTTCAGCAGAAGACCCTTCATGATCACGTCCCTGCGTCTGACCCGATAGACCCTTATGCCGCCGGGCAGGCTACGCAGGACAGCTTAGGATCGTAACAGGCTGCGCCCTACTTGCTTCCGCGCTGAGCCAGCACGGCCGGGATGGTGCGGAGCATGATGGCGAAATCCCGGCGCAGGCTCCAGCGGGTGGCGTAGTCGAGATCCAGCGCCACGCGCTCGGCATAGGTCGTGTCGGACCGGCCTGAGACCTGCCACAAACCCGTCACGCCGGGCGGCACGGCAAAGCAGGTGGCGAATGCGTGATCGTAGCGGGCGATCTCAGCGGCCACGATCGGGCGCGGGCCGACCAGGCTCATCTCGCCGCGCAGCACGTTCCAGAGCTGGGGCAGCTCGCCGAGCGAGGTCTTGCGCAGCACGTGACCGATCGCGGTGATGCGCGGGTCGTCGCTGAGCTTGTGGGTCTCCGCCCACTCGGCTCGGGCCTGCGGGCTGGAAGCCAAGTGCGCGGCGAGCACGGCCTCGCCGTCGGTGACCATGGAGCGGAACTTGAGGCAGCCGAAGCGGCGTCCGTCGCGGCCGATGCGCATGTGGCGGAAGATCGGCGCCTTGCCATCGCCGGCCCAGACGATCGCCGCGATGAGCAGGAGCAACGGCAGGAGCAGGAACAGCGCGGTCACCGCCACGCTCACATCCAGACCCCGCTTGGCCGCCCAGTCCAGCCGCAGGCCGCGCGCGACGAACGGCGCCTCCGGCAGAACCGCCCCGGCCACGAGCTCAGCCGCTCCGCTGACCTGCCCGACCGCCTGCTCGGCCCTATCGGTCACCTCTGGCCTACGCTGCGATGCAGAAAAGCCAGGATGAGCAAGGGCTTCGGCGCGAGTCAGCATGGTCTCAGCTCCTTTGGCGAGGCCAGTGGCGGGTTGGTTAACGATTGGTTGTTGCAGTGCTCCTAGCCCAGAAAATCAGTCTCCGCAAGGCAATATAGCCATCTCGCAGTGCCACAAAACCGACCAATATGCGCTGTATAGTGCTCATATACCGTGTTTGTGGGCGCGCTGACGCCCCTCGCGCGGCTTCGCGTTAGGTATATGTTACGTAGCCATCCTGGCCGCCTGATCTCACGGTCGAGACCCGACATGGCGGCGAGGCACGATCGCGAGCCCAGCGCCACAACGCTGAACGCACACAGGACGCAATCGGCACAATTCACGCGCCCAAACCGTACCCGGTTTTGCGCTGCACTGGCCTATGAACCCCCGACCAGCCAAAACCGTTGCAAGATTTCTACGAGGGATTGTCCCGCAGGCAGTCCGCGGCTGCGGCGCGCCGTCGCGCTAACTGGAGCGTCATCCGAGCGGGCCAAAACGAGCGGGGTAAAGAGAGGCTCGCAGATTGAAACCATGCGCGTGATAGGGTTAACGGTCGGGCTTAAGCTTGGCCAGAAAGGCCGAGCAGCGCGTCAGGATGGTCATGATTGGAAAACCGATTGCGGCTCTAGGAGCGGTAGCCATGCTGACGAGTGCGTGCTCGCGTCTGCCGATTGGGCCAACAGCCTACAGCGCGCTGCCAGCGGCAACAGTGGCCAGCGTCCCAGCACGGCCGGTCGTGCTTCCGTTAGTCTCGGCCGAGATCGATGACGCCTTACCATCGGTAGTTATCCCAGGCACCATCACGACGCGGAAAGCGGAGAGCGTGTCTGGCGGTGTAAACCCAGTTGCAGTGTTGGAAGCCTCTAGGCGCACCCGCATGGCCTGGGAGACACTGCACCCTGGGGATCTCTTGAAGCCACCTGCGATGGCTGCGCGATCATTCGGCGCCGACGTGGCAGAGACCGGCGCTACGTCCGCTGCATCAGGCTTAAAGATCGGTAAACCGGCTCCGGCCGCTGCTCCGCCGGCCTATGATCGTGAAGCAACGATGGGCCGCCTTGTGCAGGGCGGACGTGATGCTGCGAAAGCCATTTGCTCAGGGTGCTGATCGTGTGCATGCGCCGCTCGCCGTCGCGACATCGACCCCGCTGCCCAATCTGATCACGGGCTGGTGAGACTTGGTGCGTATTTGTAACAATCGGTGTGTTAGGTGCACGGTCGAGGACCGCGCTCGCGCGTAAATGCGCCCGCAGCCGAGGTCACCAGACACGTACCGGCATCTTTCAGGCTGTCCAAGGATCGACAAGTGAGATCCCGGCGTCCGAGAAATGCCGCCGGTTTCGCGTCGCCAACATTGCGCGGCGCGCCAGAACAATACCCGCGATTGCGGTGTCGCGGAAGTCAACAGGCGTGCCGGCGCGCTTGCGCTGTGCGGCTAAGATCGCGGCCTGCTCGGCTGCTGATTGGTCAAAGGACAGGACTCTGCCGGCGAGATCCTCCTGCATCACCAGCTCGAGTGCGCGCTCCAGCTGCATTCGCCGGCGCCCTGATGGTAGGAGTTCGAGGCCGAACTTGGCTTCGAATACCGTGATGGACGTAATCCAAATTGATTCGAGGGGTTGGCGATCGAGCCAAGACAAAACCACGCGATCTGGCTCGATGTGCATCAGAGCGGAGAGGACATTAGTGTCGAGTACAATCACTCGAACACTGCCGGCTGGCCCATGGTGCCCCGCTGCTCGCGAATTTCCTCGCCGAAGCCGACATGAGAAAAGCGCGCCGCGATGCGGCTTCCAAGCGGAACCTGCGCCCCGCCATCATCTCCGATTGCGGCTTGCAGGATTTCTCGGACTTCTGCCTCCACGCTTCGGCCGTGTCGTTCTGCCCGGCGCCGCAGGCCGACCTTGACACTCTCGGCTAAGTTGCGAACGACGAGCTGAGCCACTTCACACCCTCGCTAATGATATCGTGATATCATCTCGCTTGGCCGAAATCAAGGAACATCTCACCTCACGGCTAACGCTGACGCCCTCAATCGCCGAGCTATCTCATGTGCACAGTGGTCGAGGCTGCAGGCCGCCGAATTGACCCTAATCAACCAAGTCCCCTGACCGTTCACAAAAACGGGGCAATCCCAGGCCAGCTTGGTCAGCCTCCGACGGCCGGCTGCGTCCGTCGCTGCTTGTCGGCCATCCAGTCCGGCGTCTCGTCGCCCTGACGGCCGGCACCGTGAGCCCAACCTGCAAGCCACTCCGTCGGGACACTTACTCGGAGAGGCTCCTAGTCAGTCGCCTAAGCTCGATCGTGCATAACAGCGTCGGTAGCTACCTCATCGGACGTCTGCTCCTCGACGTCCGCAGCCGGAGCAGCGGCGCGATAGAGATCGCCGTGCCGCTCCAACTCGCCGCTCGTTGTCATCACGCTGAGATACGTGGCCAGGGTGTTGGGAGCCACAGCGTGCAAGCGATCGCTGATCTGGGCGTGCGACAAGCCCTGTATGCCGGCATCCTCCAAGAGAGTCTTCAGTCGACCCTTGGCCGAGTTGGCTCGCGGCCCACGGCTTCCGCGGCCGGTCGCGCGGCCAGAGCGAGGCTGATCATCACCGCTCGGTGAGCGACGGCGACTAGACGGATCGGCAACTGGCTCATCCATTGTGGCGCCTTCCACGATTGCCGCGAGCGACCTCTCAGCGAGACGGAGCTTCGACAGCTCGGCGCTGAGTTGCTCGAATTTGGCCTCAAGAGTCGCGCGCTGCCGCCTTACATCAACCAGGGCTTTAGCGAGCGTGCTGTCGTCTTCCAACGATTCATCACACTTGTTGCTTTCCAGAGTGCTGGCTCAGAGCCGCGCTGACCCAAAAAGTCAACTGGCTGTGCCGGGATCTCTGTGAGCGCGCTTAGCTCGACTTAGGCCGTTTGTGAGGGACTGAGTGGGCTGAGGTGACGAAGCAGGCGTGACGGGTAGGCTGAGCGTCGCCGCCAAGAGACACCACCATGCTGCCCCTACCTGCCCGCTTTGCCGGAATTATCCTGGCGTCCACACCGCTTTGCTCAGCCCATGACGCTGCGCCTGCGCATTCGACGCTTCTTCTGCCATCATAGTGCCTGCCTTCATCATGCCGAAGATCGCCACGAGGAGAAGCACGGCGATCTTGAACCATAAGGGTAGGGCTTCCGGCGGACGAGCCCAGGTCGCCGGGGCGCTGGCTCGGGGGCGAGCCGCATCACTGACCATCCAACGAGCTGCAACTCGACGCCGGGGCCAAGAACATCCGTGCGGCCCTGGCGCTGTTCGGTGTCACCTCCAATGATCAGATCGCGGAGGCGCACAGATTTAATCGAACCTGCCGAGCCGTTGCAAGATCTGGCGGACCCGTTAAGGCGATGTTAATCTTATGCTTCGAGACAGATCTGCCGCATACTCAGCCGAGCTGACCGAAATAGAAGAGGGGGCGCCAAGTGGACACCGTCCGGGGTGAGTAGGAGTTCAGCGTCTCACACCAGTTTTGCGCATACTGAGCCACTCAAAGCGCGGTCTTGAGTGGTCGATCGGCCTTGGCCTAAGCCCAAAATTGTGGAACGACGACGTGCAGACATCAGCATCCGCCGCCTCAAAGTTAGCTCCTGTGGGCTTTTTGTCGGCCGTGCGCGGCTGCCGAGGCGCTTTGATCGGGCTGTCTCTGTTCAGCGCTTTGATCAACGTCCTGTACCTCACCGGCTCTTTTTACATGCTCCAGGTTTACGACCGGGTCATCCCGAGTCGGAGCGTGCCGACCCTGATCGCCCTTTCGGCTTTGGCCGCTGTTCTCTATGCAGGCCAAGCGGCGCTGGATTTTTGCCGCCAGCGCGTGCTCGCGCGCATGGCGCGGTCGCTGGATGAGCGATTGAGCCCGCGCGTGTTCGCGCTTGTGACCCGTCTGCCCTTGATGGGGCAGGGTGGCAGCATGGGCCTGCAGCCCTTGCGCGATCTTGATCAGGTGCGGAGCTTTCTCGCCGGGAGCGGGCCACCAGGCTTCTTTGATCTGCCTTGGATGCCATTCTACTTGGCGATCTGCTTCCTATTCCATCCTTTGATCGGACTTGCCGCCACGGCGGGAGCCGTTGTGCTGGTGCTGCTGACGATCTGCACCGAAGAGTTCACTCGCAGGCCCGTCAAGGCTGCGGCCCTGCACGGGGCAGCGCGCATGAGCCTTGCGGAAGCGAGCCGGCGCAACGCCGAGGTGGTGGCGGCCATGGGCATGGGCGGGCGCTTAAGCGCGCGCTGGAGCGCGGTCAACCAGCAGCATCTGGACGCGCACGAACACGCAGGCGACGTCGCGAGTGGGCTTGGAGGCGCGTCCAAGGTGGCGCGTATGGCCTTGCAATCGGGCGTGCTCGGACTTGGGGCTTATCTTGTCATCCATGGCGAGGCGAGCAGCGGCATCATTATCGCCGGCTCGATTCTGTCCGCCCGCGCCCTGGCGCCGGTTGAGCTGGTGATCGCGCACTGGAAGGCGTTTGCCGGCGCTCGCCAAAGCTGGGCGCGCTTGCACGAACTGTTCGCGGCTGTTCCCGAGACCGCCGAGCCACTGCCCTTGCGTCGGCCCGCGTCCACGCTGTCGGTTGAGGCGCTCAGTTTGGTGCCGCCCGGCGATCAGCGGATTGTGGTCAGGGACGTGTCATTTGCCCTGCAAAGCGGAAGCGCGCTGGGCGTCATCGGCCCGAGCGCGTCGGGCAAGTCGTCGCTGGCGCGAGCCTTAGTGGGCGTGTGGCGACCGGCGCGCGGCAGCGTGCGGCTTGACGGAGCGGCGCTGGATCAATGGTCGCCCGAAGCTTTGGGTCGGCATGTGGGTTATCTGCCGCAGGATATCGAACTGTTTGAAGGCACGATCGGGCAGAACATCGCCCGATTTGCGCCCGACGCCGATCCTGACACGATCATCCGGGCCGCCGAGCAGGCGGGCGTGCATGGGCTGATTGTGCGTCTTTCGCAGGGTTATGATACCCGCGTCGGCGAGGGCGGGATGGCGCTGTCGGGCGGACAACGACAGCGCATTGGCCTGGCTCGAGCCCTGTATGGCGATCCATTCCTCGTGGTGCTGGACGAGCCCAACTCAAACCTGGACAGCGAAGGCGAACAAGCGCTGACGCGGGCGATCGCAAATGTGCGGGCGCGCGGTGGGATTGCGGTGATCGTAGCGCACCGGCCGAGCGCCTTGGCGGCCGTCGACCAGGTGCTCGTGATGAGTGGCGGCGAAGCCCAGGCGTTGGGACCCAAGGAGCAGGTCCTGCGTCCGGCCGCACAGGCGGTGGCGCCAGCAACCATGCCGGCGCCGGGTGGGCCTGTGCGGCCCGCAGCCGCAGCGGCAGGCGCGGTCTGATGAACATGGATCCCAAAAGCAAAACCTATCGCTCGATGCGCCGCTCGCTGCTGGGCGGGGCGGCGGTGGCCGGCCTTTTGGCTTTCGGTGTCGGGGGCTGGGCGGCGACCGCAGAGCTGTCCGGCGCCGTGATCGCGCCCGGATCGCTGGTTGTGGCCTCGAACCTGAAGAAGGTTCAGCATCCGACCGGTGGCGTGGTGAGCGAGATCAACGTGCGGGAGGGTGATCCCGTCAAAGCCGGCGACGTGGTGGTGCGCCTCGACGACACACAAACCCGCGCCAATTTGGCGATTGTCACCAAAAATCTAGACGAACTCGCGGCCGTGCAGGCTCGCGATGAGGCCGAGCAGGACGGAACCGAGCGGATCGTGTTCCCGGCCGATCTTTTGGCGCGAACAAAGGATCCCGCGGTGGCCCGGGTGGTCCAAGGCGAGCAAAAGCTGTTTGGAATCCGCCGCGCGGCGCGGGACGGTCAGAGCGCGCAGTTTAGGGAGCGCATCGCTCAGCTCCGCGAACAAATCTCGGGCCTCACCGACCAGCTGGCGGCCAAGAAGCGCGAACTCGCACTTGTGTTCGAGGAGCTGAAGGGCGTTCGCGAGCTTTGGCAGAAGAATCTGATCCAGATCGGGCGGATGACGGCTTTAGAACGCGATGCGGCTCGGATCGAGGGTGAGCGGGGCACGCTTGTGTCTACCATCGCTCAAACCAAAGGCAGGATCAGCGAAACCGAGCTCCAGATCCTGCAGATCGACCAAGACCTACGAACGGAGGTCGGCAAGGACTTGGCCGAGATCCGTGCCAAAACCTCGGAGCTGGTTGAAAAGAAGGTGGCGGCCGAAGACCAGCTCAAGCGCGTAGACATCCGCGCGCCCCAGAGCGGAACGGTGCACCAGCTCAACGTTCACACTGTAGGAGGCGTCATCACGCCAGGGGCTGAGCCGATCATGCTGATCGTGCCAGAGGCGGATGCGCTCACGGTTGAAGCCAAGATCCAGCCGCAAGACATCGACCAAGTGCGGGTCGGGCAAAGGGCGGTGCTGCGCTTTTCCGCTTTCAACCAGCGCACCACGCCAGAGCTGATCGGCGAAGTGAGCCGGGTCTCGGCCGATGTCAGTCAGGATACCAAGACGGGAGCGACGTACTACACGATCCGCATGAGCGTGCCGGAGGCGGAACGCGACCGCCTCCAAGGGATGAAGCTTGTGCCCGGCATGCCGGTGGAGAGCTTTATCCGAACAGGCGACCGCACCGTCATCTCATACCTGACCAAGCCGTTGCAGGACCAGGTCGCGAAAGCGTGGCGGGAAAGATAAGCACCTCGGCGGGGCTCGATGCTTCGCGCCGTCATCAGTGGGGCCTGCGTGGCTTGATCGGCTCAGGCGCACGCTTCTCCCCTCCCGCGGTCCGTTCTGGGCTGCATGGTCATGAAATACCGACTGTCCCGCTGCATCCTAAATCAGGCGAGCGGCAAGTGAGGTTGGAACAGAAGCGCTTTCTGCTTCAAACCGAGGCGATCCGTTCCGACTATGACGGCCCTGCCCACAGAGCCGCTCAGCTTGGTTGGCGCTCACACCAGGTGGAAGTCGGACGCAGTCAATTGAGCCTTGGTGACCCCCTGCAACGTCACCGAGTTGTTGGCGTCCAGAACAATGGTGACGCTTCCGTTCACGTCTGTGGCGTGGTTCAGGATGTCCGCCGGGCTGGAGAACATGGTGTGATCAAACCACAGCCCGTCCTGTTTGACGTCGAACCCTGAAATCACGTCCTTGCCGAAGTTGGCGTAAAACACGAAGTTGTCCACGCCCGCGCTGGCCACGAACTTGTCGGTGCCGGTCGAGCCCACATTGATCGCGCTGAGAATACTTGCGACCCCGATCTGGCCGTCGTTGTTCAGATCCTGCGCGAAGCTCTTCTCCAGCCCGAGCAGGGACGGGTCCGAGCCCGACACCGTGCCGATGGGAGATGCAATGTAGTTGCCGTTCGCGTCGGTGTTCCACACCGTGTACTGGTCCGCGCCCGTCATCTTCCAGGCCACCTCGTAGCCGGTGGCCGTCTTTTCCGCGCCAATCGGGGTCCAGCCGCCGAGCTGACCCGCGGTCACGATGGATCCGCTAAGTTTGAGCGAGGGGCCCGACCCCGTGCTGTCGTCCAGAAAGAACCCGCTGCCCACCTGATCCAGCCGCGTCACCCCAAACGCCTCGACGGTCTTGGGCACGGCCCCGATCTGGCCGTCGTTGTTCAGATCCTGCGCGAAGCTCTTCTCCAGCCCGAGCAGGGACGGGTCCGAGCCCGACACCGTGCCGATGGGAGATGCAATGTAGTTGCCGTTCGCGTCGGTGTTCCACACCGTGTACTGGTCCGCGCCCGTCATCTTCCAGGCCACCTCGTAGCCGGTGGCCGTCTTTTCCGCGCCAATCGGGGTCCAGCCGCCGAGCTGACCCGCGGTCACGATGGATCCGCTAAGTTTGAGCGAGGGGCCCGACCCCGTGCTGTCATCCAGAAAGAACCCGCTGCCCACCTGATCCAGCCGCGTCACCCCAAACGCCTCGACGGTCTTGGGCACGGCCCCGATCTGGCCGTCGTTGTTCAGATCCTGCGCGAAGCTCTTCTCCAGCCCGAGCAGGGACGGGTCCGAGCCCGACACCGTGCCGATGGGAGATGCAATGTAGTTGCCGTTCGCGTCGGTGTTCCACACCGTGTACTGGTCCGCGCCCGTCATCTTCCAGGCCACCTCGTAGCCGGTGGCCGTCTTTTCCGCGCCAATCGGGGTCCAGCCGCCGAGCTGACCCGCGGTCACGATGGATCCGCTAAGTTTGAGCGAGGGGCCCGACCCCGTGCTGTCGTCCAGAAAGAACCCGCTGCCCACCTGATCCAGCCGCGTCACCCCAAACGCCTCGACGGTCTTGGGCACGGCCCCGATCTGGCCGTCGTTGTTCAGATCCTGCGCGAAGCTCTTCTCCAGCCCGAGCAGGGACGGGTCCGAGCCCGACACCGTGCCGATGGGAGATGCAATGTAGTTGCCGTTCGCGTCGGTGTTCCACACCGTGTACTGGTCCGCGCCCGTCATCTTCCAGGCCACCTCGTAGCCGGTGGCCGTCTTTTCCGCGCCAATCGGGGTCCAGCCGCCGAGCTGACCCGCGGTCACGATGGATCCGCTAAGTTTGAGCGAGGGGCCCGACCCCGTGCTGTCATCCAGAAAGAACCCGCTGCCCACCTGATCCAGCCGCGTCACCCCAAACGCCTCGACGGTCTTGGGCACGGCCCCGATCTGGCCGTCGTTGTTCAGATCCTGCGCGAAGCTCTTCTCCAGCCCGAGCAGGGACGGGTCCGAGCCCGACACCGTGCCGATGGGAGATGCAATGTAGTTGCCGTTCGCGTCGGTGTTCCACACCGTGTACTGGTCCGCGCCCGTCATCTTCCAGGCCACCTCGTAGCCGGTGGCCGTCTTTTCCGCGCCAATCGGGGTCCAGCCGCCGAGCTGACCCGCGGTCACGACGGATCCGCTAAGTTTGAGCGAGGGGCCCGACCCCGTGCTGTCGTCCAGAAAGAACCCGCTGCCCACCTGATCCAGCCGCGTCACCCCAAACGCTTCAAGTGTGTGTGAGTTTGCGCTGGTTGCGCCGTAGTGGCCCGGATCGGCACCGTCGGGAGCCGACACGGTGCCTTGGATCACCGCCACCGCGTCTGGACTCTTGGAGTAGGCCCGAATGTAATCGATCGAAGAGGAGATCGGCTTGCCCGCCACGTCCGCACCACTCTGGGTGGCGAGATTGGCTACAAGATACATCGGGCCGGTCATGTCGCTCGGCGTGGCCTGCGAGCCGACGAACTGCCCGTCGACGTAGAAGCTGATCTTATCCTTCTGCCAATCCATTCCGTAGGTGTGATAGCCCGGCGCGTTCGCCAGCTCGCTGTAGACCTGCCGGTTCTGCTGCCAGGGGATGTTGGGAGTCTGATCCGTCGTGTGGATCGTGCTGTAGACGCCCTTGTCGTTGTCTCCATAGTGCTCGGCGATGTCGAGTTCCTGCCAGCCTGGCAAGTTGTTGGGGTTGGCCGCTGGTTTGTCGGGCAGCAACCAGAACGCATCCCATGCGCCCTTCATGTCGGAGAAATCGGCACGGATTTCGAAGTACCCGTAGGTCTGCGAGAAGCTACCCTGTGTTGTGATCAGCCCCGACTCCCAACTTCCGGGATAACCCGAGGCGGTCTTGTCGGGAACAGCGGTGATGGTCAGCGCACCGCCTGAGACTTTGAAGGGATCGTAGCCGGAGGCGGGGTCGACGAACGAGGAATGTCCGAAGCCGATGTCAGAGTTGGCATCATAGCGCCACTGAGAGCGGATATCACCCCAGGTTGTGCTACCCGATGCCTGGGAGATGCTGCGCGTGTTGAATTCGTCGTCAAACGTCAGCTTGTAGCCCGTAAGATCGAGCATTCATGTCCCCATGAGCACGCGCTGTTAACTTTTGCAAGTTTACTCTAGAATATCGACAGCGATTTAGGATCGTAATATAAATTAGTCTATAAAAATTAAAAAATCGCTAAACTCTCTACCAGTGAGCAGTAGGCACATAAGCCGATTTCCTCGGCAGCGCGCGGCACTCGATCGCCATTACAAAGAACAGGCCAGCGACCATCAAGCTGAGCTATCTGGCTCATTCCGCTAGAGCGGGCTTCGTCCGATCGGAAGCTATGCTGGGTGACTGAGGGTTGACGGGGTAAGGAGGCGCCCATGCCCACAACCTTGTCCGTTGATCTGCGCCAGCGCGTGGCGTCTGCAGTCTCAGCCGGGGCGACCTACCGACAGGCCGCCGAGCGCTTCGGCGTGAGCCGGGCCAGCGCCAGCCGCTGGTCACAGCAGAAGCGGCGCGTGGGTCACGTCGCACCCAAGCCGTTGGGCGGCGACCAGCGCTCCCGCCACATTGAGGTTCATGCCGAGCTCATCCGGCGGACCTACCAGGCTCGCCCGCAGATCCTCCTGCGGGAGTTGCGCGAGGCTCTGCAGGCACACGGGGTCGCGGTCAGCACCAGCAGCTTATCGCGCTTCTTCGCCCGGCACCGGATCACGCGCAAAAGGGGCGCTGCACGCAGCGGAGCAGGAGCGAGACGACGTAAGAGCGGCACGTGAGGCTTGGTTTGCGGGCCAGCCCGAGCTCGATCCCGAGCGCCTCGTGTTCTTGGACGAGACGGCGGCCACCACCAGCATGGTTCGCCGCTACGGCTGGGCAGAGCGCGGCGCGCGCTGCCGGATCGCGGCGCCGGCCGGGCACTGGAAAACCACCACGGTCATTGCCGGGTTGCGCACGAGCGGGCCGAGTGCGGTTGCGCTGCTGGACGGGCCTGTGACGGGTGAACGCTTCCGCGCCTACGTGTCAGAGACACTGGTCCCGACCCTGAGGCCCGGCGACACGCTCATCCTGGACAATCTCGGCGCCCACAAGGTAGCGGGCGTGCGCGAGACGATCGAGGCAGCCGGAGCCCGGCTCCTGTACCTCCCACCGTACTCGCCTGACTTCAACCCGATTGAACTGGCCTTCGCGAAGCTCAAAGCAATCCTGCGCAGCGCGGCGGCCCGCACAGTCAGCGATCTCTGGGGGGCCATCCACAAAGCCTTCACGCGCTTCTCGCCCGAAGAGTGCCGCAACTACTTCACGGCGGCCGGCTACGAGGATGACGCTTGTGCTTCCAGCTGATCGGGACCCGCTCTAGCGCGGCATCAGCAGGTCAACGACCCGACGCAAGGCCAGCGCATCCTGCTCGGGCGTGGGCGCCGTGAGGAAGCCGCCCGCCACCGGCGCCGCCGACAGCCAGGAGGGAAGCGTCTCGAGGTCCGGGAAGAGCTGCCGGGCGACCTTTTCGATCGGCTGCCCGGTGAACCAGGGCGCGTAGGTCGCGATGAAGAATCGGAAATAGACCGGCCAGTTCTCGGGTGTGGGCGCTAGCCGGTTGGCCGTCGGTCCCCGGGCGATCAGCGCCAGATAGGTCTTCAGCGCCGCCGATCCCTCGCTGTGCATCAGGTCGCCGGTGGATTTGAGCGTGTTGGTCAGGTGTGTCCGGTACCGGAGATGCGCGCCGGGCACGAAGATCGGCTCCACGTGGACCATGCAGCGGATGAGGAAGTCCCAGTCGTGACACATGCGGTAGGCCGCGAACGGGCCGACCCGCTTGTAGAGACCGCGCGAGAAGACGAGGTTGCCGCTCGTCACCGCGATGTTGGCCCGCAGCAGCGCGAAGCCGATCGTCGGGCAGG
This window of the Methylobacterium tardum genome carries:
- a CDS encoding glycosyltransferase family 2 protein, which codes for MQTPMLRFLTKSARPQPASRPPVGRRISVVIPSYNHAAYIAQAIGSVLDQDRPVDELIIVDDRSTDASRAVIAKAIDGYAGPVRILCDLLDRNGGAHAAIAHGLSKASGDVLTILNSDDAYAPDRFRAIHAALPPDGDFIAFTGVDFMDDSGARLAEDDPVRVWYRDVLGQAGACPTIGFALLRANIAVTSGNLVFSRGLYKRVGPFAAYRMCHDWDFLIRCMVHVEPIFVPGAHLRYRTHLTNTLKSTGDLMHSEGSAALKTYLALIARGPTANRLAPTPENWPVYFRFFIATYAPWFTGQPIEKVARQLFPDLETLPSWLSAAPVAGGFLTAPTPEQDALALRRVVDLLMPR